From Nerophis lumbriciformis linkage group LG09, RoL_Nlum_v2.1, whole genome shotgun sequence, one genomic window encodes:
- the mogat3b gene encoding 2-acylglycerol O-acyltransferase 3b isoform X2, whose product MMSTASFESVQKDDRSRRQVADMTNAKTPRKEFLEDLSVLQWILTFLFLGVTCIILMVGLLFTSLWLFPTMCFIWLVIDWKTPERGSRRKPSMKKWKVWEHLRDYFPIKLVKTAELNPNKNYILGCHPHGIMSIGAFSCFTTGFCGFAEAFPGMRATLAILAGLFRIPLFREYIMGAGLVPVSKPSLAHLLSKSGTGNAVVIVIGGAAESLASHPGEHTVLVKQRKGFVRVALEFGADLVPVYSFGETELFQQITFSEGTLGRTLQDLFKKITGFAPCLFIGERWVLLPSRIPITTVVGSPISVPQRLTPTQEEVDHYHQLYMDGLSKLFHEHKVSCGLSETHKLCFI is encoded by the exons GTCGCCGACATGACGAATGCAAAAACTCCAAGGAAGGAGTTTTTAGAAGACTTAAGTGTTCTACAGTGGATACTGACCTTTCTATTTCTGG GAGTGACGTGTATCATCCTGATGGTGGGTCTATTGTTTACATCTCTGTGGCTGTTTCCCACCATGTGCTTCATATGGCTTGTGATCGACTGGAAGACCCCTGAGAGAG GCAGCAGAAGAAAACCATCTATGAAGAAGTGGAAGGTTTGGGAACACCTCCGAGACTATTTTCCAATCAAG TTGGTGAAGACAGCTGAACTGAACCCAAACAAAAACTACATTTTGGGCTGTCACCCACACGGTATAATGAGTATTGGAGCCTTCAGCTGCTTCACCACAGGCTTCTGCGGCTTTGCGGAGGCTTTTCCCGGAATGCGGGCCACTTTGGCCATTTTGGCTGGGCTCTTTCGGATACCGCTTTTTAGGGAGTACATCATGGGTGCAG GCCTGGTTCCAGTCAGCAAGCCAAGCCTTGCCCACCTTCTGTCCAAGAGCGGCACAGGAAACGCAGTGGTAATTGTGATAGGGGGCGCTGCAGAGTCCTTGGCCTCCCATCCTGGAGAACATACTGTGCTAGTGAAGCAGAGAAAAGGCTTTGTTAGGGTGGCGCTTGAGTTTGG GGCTGATCTGGTGCCCGTTTACTCCTTTGGAGAAACTGAGCTCTTCCAGCAAATCACCTTCTCTGAGGGTACACTGGGTCGAACGTTACAGGACCTGTTTAAAAAGATCACGGGATTTGCACCCTGCCTTTTTATTGGCGAGCGCTGGGTACTGCTGCCCTCCAGAATTCCCATCACCACAGTGG TGGGAAGTCCTATCTCTGTACCCCAACGGCTCACACCCACACAGGAGGAGGTGGACCACTATCATCAACTGTACATGGACGGCCTGTCAAAGTTATTCCATGAACACAAAGTCAGCTGTGGCCTTTCAGAGACTCACAAGCTGTGTTTTATTTAG
- the mogat3b gene encoding 2-acylglycerol O-acyltransferase 3b isoform X3, whose protein sequence is MTNAKTPRKEFLEDLSVLQWILTFLFLGVTCIILMVGLLFTSLWLFPTMCFIWLVIDWKTPERGSRRKPSMKKWKVWEHLRDYFPIKLVKTAELNPNKNYILGCHPHGIMSIGAFSCFTTGFCGFAEAFPGMRATLAILAGLFRIPLFREYIMGAGLVPVSKPSLAHLLSKSGTGNAVVIVIGGAAESLASHPGEHTVLVKQRKGFVRVALEFGADLVPVYSFGETELFQQITFSEGTLGRTLQDLFKKITGFAPCLFIGERWVLLPSRIPITTVVGSPISVPQRLTPTQEEVDHYHQLYMDGLSKLFHEHKVSCGLSETHKLCFI, encoded by the exons ATGACGAATGCAAAAACTCCAAGGAAGGAGTTTTTAGAAGACTTAAGTGTTCTACAGTGGATACTGACCTTTCTATTTCTGG GAGTGACGTGTATCATCCTGATGGTGGGTCTATTGTTTACATCTCTGTGGCTGTTTCCCACCATGTGCTTCATATGGCTTGTGATCGACTGGAAGACCCCTGAGAGAG GCAGCAGAAGAAAACCATCTATGAAGAAGTGGAAGGTTTGGGAACACCTCCGAGACTATTTTCCAATCAAG TTGGTGAAGACAGCTGAACTGAACCCAAACAAAAACTACATTTTGGGCTGTCACCCACACGGTATAATGAGTATTGGAGCCTTCAGCTGCTTCACCACAGGCTTCTGCGGCTTTGCGGAGGCTTTTCCCGGAATGCGGGCCACTTTGGCCATTTTGGCTGGGCTCTTTCGGATACCGCTTTTTAGGGAGTACATCATGGGTGCAG GCCTGGTTCCAGTCAGCAAGCCAAGCCTTGCCCACCTTCTGTCCAAGAGCGGCACAGGAAACGCAGTGGTAATTGTGATAGGGGGCGCTGCAGAGTCCTTGGCCTCCCATCCTGGAGAACATACTGTGCTAGTGAAGCAGAGAAAAGGCTTTGTTAGGGTGGCGCTTGAGTTTGG GGCTGATCTGGTGCCCGTTTACTCCTTTGGAGAAACTGAGCTCTTCCAGCAAATCACCTTCTCTGAGGGTACACTGGGTCGAACGTTACAGGACCTGTTTAAAAAGATCACGGGATTTGCACCCTGCCTTTTTATTGGCGAGCGCTGGGTACTGCTGCCCTCCAGAATTCCCATCACCACAGTGG TGGGAAGTCCTATCTCTGTACCCCAACGGCTCACACCCACACAGGAGGAGGTGGACCACTATCATCAACTGTACATGGACGGCCTGTCAAAGTTATTCCATGAACACAAAGTCAGCTGTGGCCTTTCAGAGACTCACAAGCTGTGTTTTATTTAG
- the mogat3b gene encoding 2-acylglycerol O-acyltransferase 3b isoform X1, translating to MMSTASFESVQKDDRSRRQPYRLSTCVADMTNAKTPRKEFLEDLSVLQWILTFLFLGVTCIILMVGLLFTSLWLFPTMCFIWLVIDWKTPERGSRRKPSMKKWKVWEHLRDYFPIKLVKTAELNPNKNYILGCHPHGIMSIGAFSCFTTGFCGFAEAFPGMRATLAILAGLFRIPLFREYIMGAGLVPVSKPSLAHLLSKSGTGNAVVIVIGGAAESLASHPGEHTVLVKQRKGFVRVALEFGADLVPVYSFGETELFQQITFSEGTLGRTLQDLFKKITGFAPCLFIGERWVLLPSRIPITTVVGSPISVPQRLTPTQEEVDHYHQLYMDGLSKLFHEHKVSCGLSETHKLCFI from the exons GTCGCCGACATGACGAATGCAAAAACTCCAAGGAAGGAGTTTTTAGAAGACTTAAGTGTTCTACAGTGGATACTGACCTTTCTATTTCTGG GAGTGACGTGTATCATCCTGATGGTGGGTCTATTGTTTACATCTCTGTGGCTGTTTCCCACCATGTGCTTCATATGGCTTGTGATCGACTGGAAGACCCCTGAGAGAG GCAGCAGAAGAAAACCATCTATGAAGAAGTGGAAGGTTTGGGAACACCTCCGAGACTATTTTCCAATCAAG TTGGTGAAGACAGCTGAACTGAACCCAAACAAAAACTACATTTTGGGCTGTCACCCACACGGTATAATGAGTATTGGAGCCTTCAGCTGCTTCACCACAGGCTTCTGCGGCTTTGCGGAGGCTTTTCCCGGAATGCGGGCCACTTTGGCCATTTTGGCTGGGCTCTTTCGGATACCGCTTTTTAGGGAGTACATCATGGGTGCAG GCCTGGTTCCAGTCAGCAAGCCAAGCCTTGCCCACCTTCTGTCCAAGAGCGGCACAGGAAACGCAGTGGTAATTGTGATAGGGGGCGCTGCAGAGTCCTTGGCCTCCCATCCTGGAGAACATACTGTGCTAGTGAAGCAGAGAAAAGGCTTTGTTAGGGTGGCGCTTGAGTTTGG GGCTGATCTGGTGCCCGTTTACTCCTTTGGAGAAACTGAGCTCTTCCAGCAAATCACCTTCTCTGAGGGTACACTGGGTCGAACGTTACAGGACCTGTTTAAAAAGATCACGGGATTTGCACCCTGCCTTTTTATTGGCGAGCGCTGGGTACTGCTGCCCTCCAGAATTCCCATCACCACAGTGG TGGGAAGTCCTATCTCTGTACCCCAACGGCTCACACCCACACAGGAGGAGGTGGACCACTATCATCAACTGTACATGGACGGCCTGTCAAAGTTATTCCATGAACACAAAGTCAGCTGTGGCCTTTCAGAGACTCACAAGCTGTGTTTTATTTAG
- the srrt gene encoding serrate RNA effector molecule homolog isoform X2: MGDSDDEYDRRRRDKFRRERSDYDRSREREDRHRDDWNDREWDRGRERRSRGEYRDYDRGRRERFTPPRHDMSPQQKRMRRDWDDHGGDPYRGGYDMGYGGGGGPSYGPPQQWGHPDLHLMQPHHGIPIQARLGNIHDMDLGPPPPIMKSFKEFLVSLDDSVDETEAVNRYNEYKLDYRRQQMQDFFLAHKDEEWFRSKYHPDEANRLKLEGLTALNNRLNVFMFLMENGWFDNVSLDIEQTPAIIKVLDAAVIKMEGGTDHDLRILELPIEEQEEREKLVSGGAETQKSDSHKNMDGDCKPAVVKDKDEKAAIDSAVNERTAAGGEDVKEEAKIAAEEIIPEPKKPRRKRKRSADSDDEASASESDSDSESDSNSVCSEKSVKKKEVEDNEEEEEEEKEKGGDDKPKLNAEEEEKVEKKVKDDSPRPRPLHKTCSLFMRSIAPTISKAEIIALCRRYPGFLRVCLADPHPDRRFYRRCWVTFDRSVNIKEVCWNLQNIRLRDCELAPGVNRDLARRVRNVNGITQHKQILRNDIKLAAKLIRSLDEKGELWCSLAPDESQSTEKTQNPILKNITDYLIEEVSAEEEELLGSTGGMDQEENTKEGHSAEMTVEKDEKLAKVLDRLALYLRIVHSIDYYNACEYPSEDEMPNRCGMVHVRGPVPPNRISNGEVQQWQKVMEEKLSSLYSSKETLSEEEAEKMGRKDPTEEVEKFVSANTQELAKDKWLCPLSGKKFKGPEFVRKHILNKHGDKIEEVKKEVVFFNNFLMDAKRPSLPEIKLPPLPTPGQGLLSPAMPFPPQGPQGLMAFAQPRPPLMGYGGGPLYPPNHFGAGRGNYDNFRGQGGYLGKPRNIRMSRGDPRNIIEYRDLDAPDDMDFF; the protein is encoded by the exons ATGGGCGACAGTGACGACGAGTACGATCGCAGAAGAAGGGACAAATTCAGACGTGAAAGAAGTGACTATGACCGTTCCAGGGAGAGAGAAGACCGGCACAGAGATGATTGGAATGATCG GGAGTGGGACAGAGGCAGGGAACGGAGAAGCCGAGGAGAATACCGGGATTACGACCGAGGGCGAAGAGAGAGATTCACCCCTCCCAGACATGACATGAGCCCCCAGCAGAAACGCATGAGAAGAGATTG GGATGATCATGGTGGTGATCCTTACCGTGGTGGGTACGACATGGGCTACGGAGGTGGAGGAGGGCCAAGTTACGGCCCGCCACAGCAGTGGGGCCACCCTGACCTGCACCTCATGCAGCCTCATCATGGCATCCCCATTCAAGCCAG ACTGGGGAACATCCACGACATGGATTTGGGTCCACCCCCTCCAATAATGAAGAGCTTTAAGGAGTTCCTGGTGTCTCTGGATGATTCTGTGGACGAGACCGAAGCGGTGAACCGCTACAATGAGTACAAGCTCGACTACCGCCGGCAACAGATGCAGGATTTCTTCTTGGCTCACAAAGATGAAGAGTG GTTCAGGTCTAAGTACCACCCAGATGAGGCCAATCGGCTCAAGTTGGAGGGACTGACGGCTCTAAACAACCGTTTGAATGTCTTCATGTTTCTGATGGAAAATGGCTGGTTTGACAACGTTTCCTTGGACATCGAACAGACGCCAGCCATCATCAAGGTCCTAGATGCAG CTGTGATAAAGATGGAAGGAGGGACGGATCATGATCTTCGCATCTTAGAATTGCCAATTGAGGAGCAGGAGGAAAGGGAAAAGTTAGTATCTGGTGGAGCAGAAACTCAAAAGAGCGACAGCCACAAGAACATGGATGGGGACTGCAAACCTGCAGTGGTCAAAGACAAGGATGAAAAG GCGGCGATTGATTCTGCTGTCAATGAAAGGACTGCTGCAGGAGGCGAGGATGTCAAAGAAGAGGCAAAGATAGCGGCCGAGGAAATAATACCTGAACCCAAAAAG CCAAGGAGGAAGAGGAAGCGCAGCGCAGACAGTGACGATGAAGCCAGCGCCTCTGAGAGCGATTCTGACTCTGAATCCGACTCTAACTCAGTTTGTTCTGAAAAATCGGTTAAGAAAAAAGAGGTAGAAGacaacgaggaggaggaggaggaggagaaagagaAAGGTGGAG ACGATAAACCAAAATTGAATGCTGAAGAGGAGGAGAAAGTGGAGAAAAAAGTTAAGGATGACTCTCCTAGACCACGGCCTCTCCACAAGACGTGCTCTCTCTTCATGAGGAGCATTGCCCCCACCATTTCCAAGGCTGAGATTATAGCT TTGTGTCGCAGGTACcctggcttcctgcgcgtctgcCTGGCTGATCCTCATCCAGATCGCAG GTTTTACAGGCGCTGCTGGGTGACATTTGACCGCAGTGTCAACATCAAAGAAGTCTGCTGGAATCTTCAGAACATTCGT CTACGGGACTGTGAGCTGGCACCAGGCGTCAACAGGGATCTGGCGCGAAGGGTGCGCAACGTGAACGGCATCACTCAGCACAAGCAGATACTTCGGAATGACATCAAGTTGGCTGCCAAGCTCATACGCTCCCTGGACGAGAAAGGAGAGCTGTGGTGCAGCCTGGCCCCGGATGAGAGCCAAAGCACAGAG AAGACACAGAATCCCATCTTGAAGAATATAACTGATTACCTGATAGAGGAGGTGAGTGCTGAGGAGGAGGAGCTCCTTGGCTCCACTGGAGGGATGGATCAAGAAGAAAACACCAAGGAGGGACACTCAGCAGAGATGACGGTGGAGAAAGATGAGAAGCTTGCCAAG GTACTTGACCGCCTGGCCTTGTATTTACGCATTGTGCATTCCATCGATTACTACAATGCTTGTGAATACCCGAGTGAAGATGAGATGCCGAACCGCTGTGGCATGGTTCACGTCCGTGGACCTGTCCCGCCGAACCGTATCTCAAACGGAGAAG TTCAACAATGGCAGAAAGTAATGGAGGAGAAGCTGAGTTCTTTGTATAGTTCAAAAGAAACCCTGTCTGAGGAAGAGGCTGAGAAGATGGGTCGCAAGGACCCCACTGAGGAGGTTGAAAAGTTTGTTTCTGCCAACACGCAGGAGCTCGCAAAAGACAAGTGGCTCTGTCCTCTCAGTGGCAAGAAGTTTAAG GGTCCTGAGTTTGTACGAAAGCACATCCTGAATAAACACGGGGACAAAATTGAAGAGGTGAAGAAGGAGGTGGTTTTCTTCAACAATTTCCTGATGGATGCCAAGAGGCCATCTCTGCCAGAGATTAAACTTCCTCCTCTTCCAACTCCCGGTCAAG GTTTGCTTTCGCCTGCCATGCCATTCCCTCCTCAAGGTCCTCAGGGCCTAATGGCCTTTGCACAGCCCCGCCCCCCGCTGATGGGCTATGGTG GTGGACCCCTTTACCCACCTAACCATTTTGGAGCCGGGCGAGGCAACTACGACAACTTTCGTGGACAAGGCGGATACCTTGGAAAGCCACGCAACATCAG AATGTCACGCGGGGATCCGCGAAACATAATTGAATACCGGGATTTGGATGCACCGGATGATATGGACTTCTTTTAG
- the srrt gene encoding serrate RNA effector molecule homolog isoform X1: MKSKGSPTKMGDSDDEYDRRRRDKFRRERSDYDRSREREDRHRDDWNDREWDRGRERRSRGEYRDYDRGRRERFTPPRHDMSPQQKRMRRDWDDHGGDPYRGGYDMGYGGGGGPSYGPPQQWGHPDLHLMQPHHGIPIQARLGNIHDMDLGPPPPIMKSFKEFLVSLDDSVDETEAVNRYNEYKLDYRRQQMQDFFLAHKDEEWFRSKYHPDEANRLKLEGLTALNNRLNVFMFLMENGWFDNVSLDIEQTPAIIKVLDAAVIKMEGGTDHDLRILELPIEEQEEREKLVSGGAETQKSDSHKNMDGDCKPAVVKDKDEKAAIDSAVNERTAAGGEDVKEEAKIAAEEIIPEPKKPRRKRKRSADSDDEASASESDSDSESDSNSVCSEKSVKKKEVEDNEEEEEEEKEKGGDDKPKLNAEEEEKVEKKVKDDSPRPRPLHKTCSLFMRSIAPTISKAEIIALCRRYPGFLRVCLADPHPDRRFYRRCWVTFDRSVNIKEVCWNLQNIRLRDCELAPGVNRDLARRVRNVNGITQHKQILRNDIKLAAKLIRSLDEKGELWCSLAPDESQSTEKTQNPILKNITDYLIEEVSAEEEELLGSTGGMDQEENTKEGHSAEMTVEKDEKLAKVLDRLALYLRIVHSIDYYNACEYPSEDEMPNRCGMVHVRGPVPPNRISNGEVQQWQKVMEEKLSSLYSSKETLSEEEAEKMGRKDPTEEVEKFVSANTQELAKDKWLCPLSGKKFKGPEFVRKHILNKHGDKIEEVKKEVVFFNNFLMDAKRPSLPEIKLPPLPTPGQGLLSPAMPFPPQGPQGLMAFAQPRPPLMGYGGGPLYPPNHFGAGRGNYDNFRGQGGYLGKPRNIRMSRGDPRNIIEYRDLDAPDDMDFF, from the exons ATGAAGTCCAAAGGCTCGCCCACAAAG ATGGGCGACAGTGACGACGAGTACGATCGCAGAAGAAGGGACAAATTCAGACGTGAAAGAAGTGACTATGACCGTTCCAGGGAGAGAGAAGACCGGCACAGAGATGATTGGAATGATCG GGAGTGGGACAGAGGCAGGGAACGGAGAAGCCGAGGAGAATACCGGGATTACGACCGAGGGCGAAGAGAGAGATTCACCCCTCCCAGACATGACATGAGCCCCCAGCAGAAACGCATGAGAAGAGATTG GGATGATCATGGTGGTGATCCTTACCGTGGTGGGTACGACATGGGCTACGGAGGTGGAGGAGGGCCAAGTTACGGCCCGCCACAGCAGTGGGGCCACCCTGACCTGCACCTCATGCAGCCTCATCATGGCATCCCCATTCAAGCCAG ACTGGGGAACATCCACGACATGGATTTGGGTCCACCCCCTCCAATAATGAAGAGCTTTAAGGAGTTCCTGGTGTCTCTGGATGATTCTGTGGACGAGACCGAAGCGGTGAACCGCTACAATGAGTACAAGCTCGACTACCGCCGGCAACAGATGCAGGATTTCTTCTTGGCTCACAAAGATGAAGAGTG GTTCAGGTCTAAGTACCACCCAGATGAGGCCAATCGGCTCAAGTTGGAGGGACTGACGGCTCTAAACAACCGTTTGAATGTCTTCATGTTTCTGATGGAAAATGGCTGGTTTGACAACGTTTCCTTGGACATCGAACAGACGCCAGCCATCATCAAGGTCCTAGATGCAG CTGTGATAAAGATGGAAGGAGGGACGGATCATGATCTTCGCATCTTAGAATTGCCAATTGAGGAGCAGGAGGAAAGGGAAAAGTTAGTATCTGGTGGAGCAGAAACTCAAAAGAGCGACAGCCACAAGAACATGGATGGGGACTGCAAACCTGCAGTGGTCAAAGACAAGGATGAAAAG GCGGCGATTGATTCTGCTGTCAATGAAAGGACTGCTGCAGGAGGCGAGGATGTCAAAGAAGAGGCAAAGATAGCGGCCGAGGAAATAATACCTGAACCCAAAAAG CCAAGGAGGAAGAGGAAGCGCAGCGCAGACAGTGACGATGAAGCCAGCGCCTCTGAGAGCGATTCTGACTCTGAATCCGACTCTAACTCAGTTTGTTCTGAAAAATCGGTTAAGAAAAAAGAGGTAGAAGacaacgaggaggaggaggaggaggagaaagagaAAGGTGGAG ACGATAAACCAAAATTGAATGCTGAAGAGGAGGAGAAAGTGGAGAAAAAAGTTAAGGATGACTCTCCTAGACCACGGCCTCTCCACAAGACGTGCTCTCTCTTCATGAGGAGCATTGCCCCCACCATTTCCAAGGCTGAGATTATAGCT TTGTGTCGCAGGTACcctggcttcctgcgcgtctgcCTGGCTGATCCTCATCCAGATCGCAG GTTTTACAGGCGCTGCTGGGTGACATTTGACCGCAGTGTCAACATCAAAGAAGTCTGCTGGAATCTTCAGAACATTCGT CTACGGGACTGTGAGCTGGCACCAGGCGTCAACAGGGATCTGGCGCGAAGGGTGCGCAACGTGAACGGCATCACTCAGCACAAGCAGATACTTCGGAATGACATCAAGTTGGCTGCCAAGCTCATACGCTCCCTGGACGAGAAAGGAGAGCTGTGGTGCAGCCTGGCCCCGGATGAGAGCCAAAGCACAGAG AAGACACAGAATCCCATCTTGAAGAATATAACTGATTACCTGATAGAGGAGGTGAGTGCTGAGGAGGAGGAGCTCCTTGGCTCCACTGGAGGGATGGATCAAGAAGAAAACACCAAGGAGGGACACTCAGCAGAGATGACGGTGGAGAAAGATGAGAAGCTTGCCAAG GTACTTGACCGCCTGGCCTTGTATTTACGCATTGTGCATTCCATCGATTACTACAATGCTTGTGAATACCCGAGTGAAGATGAGATGCCGAACCGCTGTGGCATGGTTCACGTCCGTGGACCTGTCCCGCCGAACCGTATCTCAAACGGAGAAG TTCAACAATGGCAGAAAGTAATGGAGGAGAAGCTGAGTTCTTTGTATAGTTCAAAAGAAACCCTGTCTGAGGAAGAGGCTGAGAAGATGGGTCGCAAGGACCCCACTGAGGAGGTTGAAAAGTTTGTTTCTGCCAACACGCAGGAGCTCGCAAAAGACAAGTGGCTCTGTCCTCTCAGTGGCAAGAAGTTTAAG GGTCCTGAGTTTGTACGAAAGCACATCCTGAATAAACACGGGGACAAAATTGAAGAGGTGAAGAAGGAGGTGGTTTTCTTCAACAATTTCCTGATGGATGCCAAGAGGCCATCTCTGCCAGAGATTAAACTTCCTCCTCTTCCAACTCCCGGTCAAG GTTTGCTTTCGCCTGCCATGCCATTCCCTCCTCAAGGTCCTCAGGGCCTAATGGCCTTTGCACAGCCCCGCCCCCCGCTGATGGGCTATGGTG GTGGACCCCTTTACCCACCTAACCATTTTGGAGCCGGGCGAGGCAACTACGACAACTTTCGTGGACAAGGCGGATACCTTGGAAAGCCACGCAACATCAG AATGTCACGCGGGGATCCGCGAAACATAATTGAATACCGGGATTTGGATGCACCGGATGATATGGACTTCTTTTAG